A stretch of the Panthera uncia isolate 11264 chromosome D1, Puncia_PCG_1.0, whole genome shotgun sequence genome encodes the following:
- the IL18BP gene encoding interleukin-18-binding protein, whose translation MRQNRTPDPRPLPVLLLCAHIVSHLAGATPLPQATTAFTGSSGITKDPCPSRLPTAKQCPAMEVTWPELEVPLNGTLTLSCTACSRFPHFSILYWLGNGSFIEHLPGRLREGSISRERRGPRTQLQTTLMLEELSPTLRNTNFSCVFADPEQTAQRHIVVAQLWAGPRTVVPCTQETSPSSGAPLPHHQDR comes from the exons ATGAGACAGAACCGGACACCAG ATCCCAGGCCTTTGCCTGTCCTGCTCCTATGTGCCCACATAGTCTCTCACCTGGCTGGAGCCACACCTCTACCTCAGGCCACCACCGCTTTCACTGGCTCATCTGGGATCACAAAGGACCCCTGCCCCTCCAGGCTCCCAACAGCTAAGCAGTGCCCAGCAATGGAGGTGACCTGGCCGGAACTGGAAGTCCCACTGA ATGGAACGCTGACCTTGTCCTGTACCGCCTGTAGCCGCTTCCCCCACTTTAGCATCCTGTACTGGCTGGGCAATGGTTCCTTCATCGAACACCTCCCAGGTCGGCTGAGGGAGGGCAGCATCAG TCGGGAGCGCCGGGGCCCACGCACCCAGCTGCAGACGACCCTCATGCTAGAGGAGCTGAGCCCCACCCTGCGCAATACCAACTTCTCCTGTGTTTTTGCCGATCCTGAGCAGACTGCCCAGCGTCACATCGTCGTGGCCCAGCTCTGG GCTGGGCCGAGGACAGTTGTGCCCTGCACTCAAGAAACCTCACCCTCCAGCGGGGCCCCTCTGCCTCACCATCAAGACAGGTGA